GGTGGTCTCGGGGCTGGCCTTTCTCGGGCTGGTCGGGCTGTTTTTTCCGCTTCTACCCTTCGCGTTTTTTGGTGGATTTCTCCCGTTGCTTGGGTATACTTCACAGGTTTTTATCCTTACACAGGAAGCCAGTTAACCAAGCGAAACATGCCGACTTACGATTACCATTGCAGCGCCTGCAACAAGGACTTTGAGCACTTTCAGTCGATCACGGCCGAGCCGTTGACGGAGTGCCCGCTTTGCCAGAAAAAGGGCAAGGTTCAGCGCCTGATCAGCGGTGGCGCAGGCATCATCTTTAAAGGCAGCGGGTTTTACGAAACCGACTACAAAACCAAGAAGGGTGCCAAGCCCGCCGAAAGCAAGAGCGAGGGCGGCCACTGCTGTGGCTCCGGTTGCGGCTGCAAAAACTGATCCCCCTCCCTATGTCCAGAAAGAGCCAGCGCCAAAAAGACGTCGAAAACCGTTCAACCGGCGGCTTGCTCTTTTCGCTTTTTCTGGCGGCATGCTGCGCAGTGCTGGGCTTTATGCTGGGGGTGGCGCATCTGGCGCTGATACCGACACAGACGGTGCGTCGGCTTCCTGCGGCAGACGAGAGAAACCCGCGCATGGTCTACTATGTGCAGCCTCCCGGCGGCACCTCGGCGACCTACGGCGTCCGGGTAAACGAGTTGAGTTCCGGGCCTGCGGGTACGATCCGCGTGTCGCTCGCCGATATGAATTCCTGGTCGGCGGCGACCTTTAGCTTCGTCCCTCCCAAGGAAGACGAGAGCAACATCGCCATTATCCCGTCCGCTCCGCGCTTCAACATCGTAGACGGCATGCTAAACGTGTCGACACTGCTGGAGGTCAAGGCATACGGCAAAAGCTACAAGCTCCTGCTTCAGACTCAGGGGACATTTATCCAGACCGGCACGGGCGTAGAGTTTGTCCCCACCGAGACCTGTCTGGGCTCAGCGCGTCTGCCCAGTCATGTCGTCGCGCCGATGGTAAACGATTTTATCTTCCAGGTCTTCACTTCCTCGGAAGTCATGACCCCGCTGGTGCAAGGTTGGGAGCAACTCTCGGATGTGAGTATCGAGGGTGATACGCTTAAACTCGTTAAAAGCTGAGCCTCGGCGCTCGTGAGTTGCCGTGTCAGCGTTGAAAACAGTCGTTCGGGTCGGGCTTTTGCTGGCGTTCATGCCAGGGGCTGCACTTTGGGGTGCAGATGATGCCGGCGTTGAAGCGGCCCAAACACCCGCCGCTGCCCGTCCTGTGCGCAGTACACCGATGCAGGTGGGACCGGTGCTCGATGTTAGCAAGGCCCGGGAAAAGGCTTCGCCTGAGGGCGACTCCGCCGATGGGATGGTGATGCCGCAGGTGCAGGTGCGCTTGACGCAGAACAACTATTTCCAGGTCGCTGGAGAGGACTATGTCTCCGTGCAGTTTGTGACCCATATGGCCGAGCAGGCTGGAGAGCTGGGCTACTCGCTGGTGCCTTTATCTAATGCCTTGCCGCTTCCGATTCTGGTCGAGCTTGTTCCGCCGGACAAAGCTGGATTCGAGGCCGACTTTATGATTCGCCCGCAGCCCAACGGCGATGTGCATGTAAGCATCCGGTGGGACGAGGACACGCGTTTCTCGCAGGTTTGCCAGGCGCTGATGAGCGCTTATCTCGTGCGCTGCGCAGTCTGGCGCTTTGGTCTGGATGCTGCCGCTGAGGTGCCCGACTGGCTGGAGCTGGGAGCGGGCCTCTCGCTTGAGGTTCAACTGCGGCCGGCTCTGATCGACGACATTGTCCTGCTTTCACGCGAAGATGAGCCCTGGCCACTGGAGCAGATATTTGCTCTGCAAGGGATTGAGGCGATGAACTCTCCTGAGGCCCAGCGGCAGTGCCTGTGGCTGATTCGTTTCCTGCAAAATCAGTCGCCCGACAGTGAACACTTTAACCGCTTGATGGCGGGGTTCCTGAAAAACCTGCCTCCGTTCCATCTGCTCGTCTCGGCTTTTCCGGAGCAGTTAACGGATGAACAAAAGACGGCACTATGGTGGGCAGTCGGCTACGAGATGGCCGTACGCGCCCGGCAGACACCCTTTTATTCGCTGAACGATTCGCTGCGGCTCCTGCGTGAAAGCGCCTCGATCACCGCGGAAATCGACGGTGGTGATGTGCGTGTGCGGGCCGATAATCTCTACCCGTATCGCGGTAATACTCTGATGGCCAAAGCCGCTCTCCAGCGGGTGCGCGAGATCAAGCTCCAGCTCCAGAAGGTCAACCCCGTTTACTATAACTCGCTGCTGACGCTCGGGATGGTCTACAGCTCCTGGATTGAGCTACCCGCACCGGGTGACGGCGATCCGATCGGGATGCCTGAGGACCCGACGGAGAAAGAGCAGGCATTTTTCGATGCCCTCGATGCCTTCGTGGGCGATGTGCAGGCGGCTCAGGTTCTTGACGCGGACATCCAGCAACTGCTCAACTGGTAATCCCGTTAATTGAAACCGTCGCGAGCGGTCAGTTTTATCTTTTAGCCCAGTACGTCCCAGGGGCTCGGGTCGGGGGAGTTCGCCCGGTCTTTACGGCGCTGCTTGCGCAGGGTGTCCGCCTGCTGGCGTGCACAGCGGTCGACCCAGTCCATCAAATCCTGAGGAGTCAGCACGACCGCGCCAGAGGCCCGGATGGACTCAGCCACGAGGTTGTCCCGTGTAGCCACCGAGCAGCGGGTCGAGTCCTTGGCGTGGGCGACGAGCTGCTCGATCACGCCATCGGCGGAGAGGCCGGTGGGGGAGAAAACAACCGCGAAGGTCTTTTCCTCTGTGGGGTACTCGACCTGTGGCTTGGCCCCGCGCCCGTCAAAAACAACCGTGGTGCGCACGCCGCCCATGTCGTGGATGATGCGCACCATATTGAGAAAAATCTCCCGCGTGCCGTCGATGTCACTCTTGAGCAGGCGGCGCGTCTCCGGCCAGGCATGCATCAGATTATAACCGTCGATGAGCAGATGCTCCTGGCTGAATGGCTCGGGCATGGCGCAGGGGTCTCAGTCTTGGAGCCGGGCGGACTTCAGGCGAAGAGCGTTGGTGATGACGGAGACCGAGCTCAGGCTCATCGCCGCCGCAGCGATCATCGGGCTGAGCAGCACACCGATCAGAGGATAGAGAACGCCAGCGGCCACCGGTACGCCGATACCGTTGTAGATAAAGGCGAAAAAGAGATTCTGGCGGATGTTACGCATGACCGTATGGCTGAGCGCGATCGCGTGGTCAACGCCGCGCAGGTCGCCTTTGACCAGGGTGACGCCCGCGCTTTCAATCGCGACATCCGTCCCCGTGCCCATGGCGATTCCGACATCGGCCGCACTGAGGGCAGGGGCATCGTTCACGCCGTCTCCGGCCATGGCGACGCGGCGCCCCTCGGCCCGGAGCTTTTTGACGGCTTCGATTTTATCATCAGGCTTGATCCCGGCGCGGTACTCTTTGATCCCGAGTTTTTCGGCCACGGCCTTTGCTGTGCCCTCGTTATCACCGGTGAGCATGACCAGGCGCACGCCCCGTTTTTGCAGGGACTTAACGGCCTCCGGGGTGCTGGCTTTGATCGGGTCGGCCACGGCAATCAGCCCGGCGACTTTGTCCCCGCGGACGACGGCCATCACGGTTTTACCCTCGGCACTGAGGGCTTCGGCTTTGGCTTTTAACGTGTCCTCAAGAGCGGCCCCTGCGTCCTGCGCAAAAGCCATGTTACCGACGCGGATGCTATCCCCGTCAAGTTTACCCATGATGCCCCCGCCGGTTACGGACTCGAAGTCCTCCACCTTGTCAGGCTTGATGTCGCGCTCCTTGGCGGCCTGAGCAATGGCGGCGGCCAGGGGGTGCTCGCTGCCTTGCTCCAGAGCGGCAGCCATGCGCAGGACCTCGCGCTCGTCTTCACCTTCGGCAGCGACCAAATCCGTCAACGTGGGTTTTCCCTCGGTGAGGGTGCCGGTCTTATCAAGGCAAAGCGTGTCGATCTTTTCCAGTTTCTCCAGGCTCTCGGCGTTCTTGATCAAGATGCCTTCCTTGGCGCCACGACCGACGCCGACCATGATCGAGATCGGAGTGGCCAGCCCGAGCGCGCAGGGGCAGGCGATGATCAGCACCGAGACGGCGTTGACAAAGGCGAAGGCCAGGGCGGGGGAGGGCCCCCACAGCGCCCAGCAGATAAAGGCGACGACGGCGATGCCGACGACGACCGGGACGAAGACTCCCGCGACCTTGTCGGCTACGGCCTGCACAGGAGCGCGGCTGCGCTGGGCTTCGGCGACCTGAGCAACGATGTGGGCGAGTACGGTGTCGGCGCCGACCTGTTTAGCCTCCATGATAAATGAGCCTCGGCCGTTGATCGTGCCCCCGGTCACGGTGTCGTCCACCTGTTTCTCTACCGGCACGGATTCCCCGGTGAGCATCGACTCGTCCACCGAGCTGCTGCCCTCGACCAGCGCACCGTCCACAGGGATCTTTTCGCCGGGACGTACCCGCAGCCACATGCCCTCCTCGACGTCGGAGACGGGGATCTCCTCCTCACTGCCATCGTCGTGAACGACACGCGCGCTCTTGGCGGCCTGATCCATCAGCGCCCGCAGCGCCTCACCGGTACGCCCGCGTGCGCGAGCCTCCAGCATCTGGCCCAGCAGGACGAGCGAGAGAATGACCGCTGCTGACTCAAAGTAAACATGTACTCCGCCGCCTTCGCTCCGGAACGAGTCCGGGAAAATGCCCGGTGCGATCAGCGCCACCGTGGAGAATAAAAAGGCCGCGCCAGCCCCGCACATGATCAGCGTGAACATGTTCAGGTTGAGCCCTTTGAGGGAGTTAAACCCGCGGATAAAGACGAAGTTGCCCGCCCAGAAGACCACGGGCAGCGTCAGCACGAGCTGGACCCAGCGGTTAATGCCCTGCGGGAGCAGATCGTTCATGCCCGGCCAGAGCATCGGCAGCATAGCCAGTAAAAAGACCGGCACGCTGAAAAAGAGCGAGCCCCAGAAGCGCCGCGACATGGCCCGGTACTCCTCGCGGGCGGCCTCGTCGCCAGCGGTCGGGTCCTCGGGCTCCAGCGGCATGCCACAAATAGGGCAGGGGCCGGGCTTGGGCTCGCGGACACTGGGGCACATCGGGCAGATGTACATGGTCACACCGGGTACGACTGGCCCGGCCGGCTTGGCGCTGCTGTGGTGGTGCTCATGCCCGCCGTGTTCACCGCCGCCATGGCAGCAGCAGGCCTTCTTTTCCGGCTCCGGGCTGGGAGCGGGTTTTTCCTCTTTTTTGTGATGTGAGCAACAGTCGGACATGACGAATAAATCACTATAACCACAAGCCCACGGCGTGCAAATCCGAACTGACGGCGGACACCATGCTCATTTTCAGGATGTATCTGCTGCCGGTAAGATAAAAAGGGGTGAAAAAAGCCCTTTCCCTCTCCGGAAAAATCCGCTAACTTGCGCGCCTTTAACCGGGAGAGGTGGCAGAGTGGCCGATTGCGGCGGTCTTGAAAACCGCTGTCCCGCAAGGGACCGGGGGTTCGAATCCCTCCCTCTCCGCCACTTGTGTTCAAATACGAACTATTACCGGGTTTTTTGTAAACATCTCGGAACAAGGACTTTATGAAAAAGTCGATTTTGATTTGGTACCGGAAAGTTCGTAATTGCACGTCCAGGACGGCAGGATCTTTCGAAATTTCGTCATTTTCGGGGTCCACAGGTGTTACACAAATACGCTCGATGAGGAGGTCCAGAAGGCGTTTTTGGTCCTCGAAACAGAGGTGGTCAAAGAGCGCCCGAAAGTTCGATAAGGCCTCGGCCACCATGATTTCGTTCATGAGGTGCCCTTCACGGCTTTTTATCTGAACCTCGATCTGCGACTGCTCCTTTTTGAGTGCCTCCTGCTGCTCGGCCAGTATCTCG
This genomic interval from Ruficoccus sp. ZRK36 contains the following:
- a CDS encoding copper-translocating P-type ATPase; this translates as MSDCCSHHKKEEKPAPSPEPEKKACCCHGGGEHGGHEHHHSSAKPAGPVVPGVTMYICPMCPSVREPKPGPCPICGMPLEPEDPTAGDEAAREEYRAMSRRFWGSLFFSVPVFLLAMLPMLWPGMNDLLPQGINRWVQLVLTLPVVFWAGNFVFIRGFNSLKGLNLNMFTLIMCGAGAAFLFSTVALIAPGIFPDSFRSEGGGVHVYFESAAVILSLVLLGQMLEARARGRTGEALRALMDQAAKSARVVHDDGSEEEIPVSDVEEGMWLRVRPGEKIPVDGALVEGSSSVDESMLTGESVPVEKQVDDTVTGGTINGRGSFIMEAKQVGADTVLAHIVAQVAEAQRSRAPVQAVADKVAGVFVPVVVGIAVVAFICWALWGPSPALAFAFVNAVSVLIIACPCALGLATPISIMVGVGRGAKEGILIKNAESLEKLEKIDTLCLDKTGTLTEGKPTLTDLVAAEGEDEREVLRMAAALEQGSEHPLAAAIAQAAKERDIKPDKVEDFESVTGGGIMGKLDGDSIRVGNMAFAQDAGAALEDTLKAKAEALSAEGKTVMAVVRGDKVAGLIAVADPIKASTPEAVKSLQKRGVRLVMLTGDNEGTAKAVAEKLGIKEYRAGIKPDDKIEAVKKLRAEGRRVAMAGDGVNDAPALSAADVGIAMGTGTDVAIESAGVTLVKGDLRGVDHAIALSHTVMRNIRQNLFFAFIYNGIGVPVAAGVLYPLIGVLLSPMIAAAAMSLSSVSVITNALRLKSARLQD
- a CDS encoding zinc ribbon domain-containing protein, yielding MPTYDYHCSACNKDFEHFQSITAEPLTECPLCQKKGKVQRLISGGAGIIFKGSGFYETDYKTKKGAKPAESKSEGGHCCGSGCGCKN
- a CDS encoding NYN domain-containing protein — encoded protein: MPEPFSQEHLLIDGYNLMHAWPETRRLLKSDIDGTREIFLNMVRIIHDMGGVRTTVVFDGRGAKPQVEYPTEEKTFAVVFSPTGLSADGVIEQLVAHAKDSTRCSVATRDNLVAESIRASGAVVLTPQDLMDWVDRCARQQADTLRKQRRKDRANSPDPSPWDVLG